One part of the Arthrobacter tumbae genome encodes these proteins:
- a CDS encoding YlxR family protein: MSLRHQPVRTCIGCRSRDDQANLVRWSAVNRGGVNAAEVDHRRQLVGRGAWLHPRPSCVELALKRKAFNRAFRGIVDTRGVEQWLRTLQGIS, encoded by the coding sequence ATGTCGTTACGCCACCAACCGGTACGAACCTGTATCGGTTGCCGAAGCCGTGATGACCAAGCCAATCTGGTTCGATGGTCAGCGGTCAACCGCGGCGGCGTCAACGCCGCCGAGGTGGATCACCGCCGTCAGCTAGTGGGCAGGGGTGCCTGGTTGCACCCCCGACCGTCCTGTGTGGAGCTTGCGCTCAAACGCAAAGCGTTCAATCGCGCCTTTCGGGGCATAGTTGACACGCGAGGTGTTGAGCAATGGCTGCGCACACTCCAGGGCATCTCCTGA
- the infB gene encoding translation initiation factor IF-2: protein MAKVRVHELAKELGITSKDAVAKLQELGEFVRSASSTIEAPVVKKLRGAFPDAPAAAKAPASARGSQPTPKAATPGPAPAAPEKPAPAPEKPAAPAPAAPREQAPAAPAFQAPETPKAETETPAGTDAAPSSDSGTDSKPGPKPAAARPTSARPGAARPGSDRAGGPRPGNNPFATSQGMPRSGRGDGDRAGGPRPGNNPFAPSQGMPRPGGRRDDERSPRPAAGAGGPRPAAGAGGPRPGAPRPGAPRPGAPRPGGAGGARPTPGMMPNRTERPAAPGRGGAAGAGAGPRRGPGGAPGAGGGAPAGGGFGKGGRGRGGTAGAFGKGGAGRGKQRKSKRAKRQELEQMSAPSLGGVSVPRGDGNTVVRLRRGSSITDFAEKIDANAAALVTVLFHLGEMATATQSLDEATFEVLGGELGYKIQVVSPEDEERELLENFDIDLDAELDAEGDEQLEARPPVVTVMGHVDHGKTRLLDAIRKSNVVAGEHGGITQHIGAYQIDHEHEGDNRPITFIDTPGHEAFTAMRARGAKVTDIAVLVVAADDGVMPQTVEALNHAQAAGVPVVVAVNKIDKEGANPDKVKGQLTEYGLVPEEYGGDTMFVHVSALRGEGIEELLEAVLLTADAALDMRANPNKDARGIAIEANLDKGRGAVATVLVQSGTLTVGDTIVAGIAHGRVRAMFNEDGDNVTEAGPSRPVQVLGLSTVPRAGDTFLVTPDERTGRQIAEKREAADRNAALAKRRKRVSLEDFDQAVAEGKVDTLNLILKGDVSGAVEALEDSLLKIDVGEGVALRVIHRGVGAITQNDVNLATVDNAIIIGFNVKPAERVADLADREGVDLRFYSVIYAAIDDIELALKGMLKPEYEEAQLGTAEIREVFRSSKFGNIAGSIVRSGIIRRNSKARLIRDGVVVGDNLSVDTLRRFKDDATEVRTDFECGIGLGSFNDIREGDTIETYEMREKPRV from the coding sequence GTGGCCAAGGTCCGCGTACACGAGCTCGCCAAAGAGCTCGGAATTACTTCGAAGGATGCAGTAGCAAAGCTGCAGGAACTGGGCGAATTCGTCCGGTCGGCATCCTCAACCATTGAAGCGCCCGTCGTGAAGAAACTTCGCGGCGCTTTCCCCGATGCCCCGGCGGCAGCCAAGGCTCCGGCGTCGGCACGTGGGTCCCAACCCACCCCCAAGGCGGCAACGCCAGGTCCAGCTCCCGCGGCCCCGGAGAAGCCGGCCCCTGCCCCGGAAAAGCCGGCAGCCCCGGCCCCGGCCGCTCCCCGCGAGCAGGCTCCGGCAGCGCCCGCATTCCAGGCGCCGGAGACACCCAAAGCAGAGACAGAGACCCCTGCAGGCACGGACGCTGCTCCCAGCAGCGACTCCGGCACCGACAGCAAGCCGGGGCCGAAGCCTGCAGCCGCACGACCGACCTCAGCACGCCCGGGAGCTGCCCGTCCAGGCAGCGACCGTGCCGGTGGTCCGCGTCCGGGCAACAACCCCTTTGCGACATCCCAGGGCATGCCGCGGTCCGGCCGTGGAGACGGCGACCGTGCGGGTGGTCCGCGTCCGGGCAACAACCCGTTCGCGCCTTCCCAGGGCATGCCCCGTCCGGGAGGGCGCCGCGATGATGAGCGCAGCCCCCGTCCCGCAGCTGGTGCGGGCGGGCCCCGTCCTGCCGCTGGTGCAGGTGGTCCGCGCCCCGGCGCACCCCGTCCGGGTGCACCTCGCCCGGGTGCCCCGCGTCCCGGCGGTGCCGGTGGTGCCCGTCCGACTCCGGGCATGATGCCCAACCGTACCGAGCGTCCTGCCGCGCCCGGTCGCGGCGGAGCTGCCGGTGCAGGCGCTGGACCTCGGCGCGGCCCCGGGGGAGCCCCCGGTGCCGGTGGTGGAGCTCCGGCCGGCGGCGGTTTCGGCAAGGGCGGCCGCGGTCGCGGCGGCACTGCCGGTGCCTTCGGCAAGGGTGGAGCCGGTCGCGGCAAGCAGCGCAAGTCGAAGCGGGCAAAGCGGCAAGAGCTTGAGCAGATGTCAGCTCCCTCGCTTGGCGGCGTCAGCGTTCCCCGCGGCGACGGCAACACTGTTGTCCGGCTGCGTCGCGGATCATCGATCACCGACTTCGCCGAGAAGATTGATGCGAACGCCGCAGCGCTGGTCACCGTGCTGTTCCACCTCGGAGAGATGGCTACGGCAACACAGTCACTGGATGAAGCGACCTTCGAGGTACTGGGTGGCGAGCTCGGCTACAAGATCCAGGTTGTCTCACCGGAGGACGAGGAGCGGGAGCTGCTCGAGAACTTCGACATCGACCTGGATGCCGAACTCGACGCCGAGGGTGACGAGCAGCTTGAGGCACGTCCTCCGGTCGTGACCGTCATGGGCCACGTCGACCACGGTAAAACCCGTCTGCTGGATGCGATCCGCAAGTCGAACGTCGTTGCAGGCGAACACGGCGGCATCACCCAGCACATCGGTGCATACCAGATTGACCACGAGCACGAGGGCGACAACCGTCCCATCACCTTCATCGACACCCCGGGCCACGAGGCGTTCACGGCCATGCGTGCCCGCGGTGCGAAGGTCACCGACATCGCTGTACTTGTGGTGGCCGCGGATGACGGCGTCATGCCGCAGACCGTTGAGGCGCTGAACCACGCCCAGGCGGCCGGTGTGCCGGTAGTCGTGGCGGTGAACAAGATCGACAAGGAGGGCGCCAACCCGGACAAGGTCAAGGGTCAGCTCACCGAGTACGGACTGGTTCCCGAAGAGTACGGCGGCGACACCATGTTTGTACACGTCTCGGCGCTGCGCGGCGAAGGGATCGAGGAGCTGCTCGAAGCGGTTCTGCTCACCGCTGACGCCGCACTCGACATGCGTGCAAACCCGAACAAGGACGCCCGCGGAATCGCGATTGAAGCCAACCTCGACAAGGGCCGCGGTGCGGTTGCCACCGTGCTGGTCCAGTCCGGAACGCTGACGGTCGGAGACACCATCGTCGCGGGTATTGCCCACGGCCGTGTCCGCGCGATGTTCAACGAAGACGGAGACAACGTCACCGAGGCGGGTCCGTCCCGTCCGGTGCAGGTGCTGGGTCTGTCCACGGTTCCCCGTGCAGGCGATACCTTCCTCGTCACCCCCGACGAGCGCACAGGTCGCCAAATCGCCGAAAAGCGTGAGGCAGCGGACCGCAACGCGGCGCTGGCCAAGCGTCGCAAGCGCGTCAGCCTGGAAGACTTCGACCAGGCCGTGGCCGAGGGCAAGGTTGATACCCTCAACCTCATCCTCAAGGGCGACGTCTCCGGTGCCGTCGAGGCGCTCGAGGACTCGCTGCTCAAGATCGACGTCGGCGAGGGAGTCGCACTGCGCGTCATCCACCGCGGTGTCGGTGCGATCACGCAGAACGACGTCAACCTGGCAACGGTGGACAACGCGATCATCATCGGGTTCAACGTCAAGCCGGCCGAACGTGTCGCCGATCTGGCCGACCGCGAAGGCGTGGACCTGCGCTTCTACTCCGTCATCTACGCAGCAATCGATGACATCGAGCTTGCACTCAAGGGCATGCTCAAGCCGGAGTACGAGGAAGCACAGCTCGGTACCGCGGAAATCCGCGAGGTCTTCCGGTCTTCCAAGTTCGGCAACATCGCCGGTTCGATTGTCCGTTCCGGTATTATCCGCAGGAACTCGAAGGCACGTCTGATCCGCGACGGAGTAGTGGTTGGCGACAACCTCAGCGTCGACACGCTCCGCCGCTTCAAGGACGACGCAACCGAGGTCCGCACGGACTTCGAGTGCGGCATCGGCCTTGGGTCGTTCAACGACATCAGGGAAGGCGACACCATCGAGACCTACGAGATGCGTGAGAAGCCGCGGGTCTAG
- the rbfA gene encoding 30S ribosome-binding factor RbfA — MADAARAARLAQRIKVIVAEALRRRVKDPRLESVTVTDARVTNDLQHATIYYTVFGESEEQAAVHKALESARGVLRSEVGRNITARLTPTLEFVPDEIPVNASHLEELLRTAKERDAEVAELARKAAFAGDADPYRKPEEDEEGDEVSR; from the coding sequence ATGGCAGACGCCGCACGCGCTGCACGGCTGGCACAGCGCATCAAGGTCATTGTTGCCGAGGCCCTTCGCCGCCGGGTCAAGGACCCGCGGCTGGAATCGGTCACCGTTACTGACGCCCGTGTCACCAATGATCTGCAGCATGCCACCATTTACTACACAGTGTTCGGTGAGTCCGAAGAGCAGGCAGCAGTTCACAAGGCGCTCGAGTCGGCAAGGGGCGTGCTCCGTTCCGAGGTGGGCCGGAATATCACCGCACGACTGACACCCACGCTGGAGTTCGTGCCGGACGAGATTCCGGTCAACGCAAGCCATTTGGAGGAACTGCTCCGGACTGCCAAGGAACGGGACGCCGAGGTGGCCGAACTCGCAAGGAAGGCCGCTTTCGCGGGCGATGCCGATCCTTACCGCAAGCCGGAAGAGGACGAAGAAGGGGACGAAGTCTCCCGCTAA
- a CDS encoding pyridoxal phosphate-dependent aminotransferase: MPSIAAHIEQLPSNQIREITQAAWATPNAIVLSIGEPAFPVPRHILDAGIAALDRDETNYTPNEGIAPLRRSFAEWFGDRNRIEVDPARVYVTAGAQQGLHLAMSMLLDAGDEVLMPNPGYPTFTMTAQLVHARPVSYPLHPENKFQPRISDLEELVGSRTRLLVLNSPSNPLGAVFSEELTSDLVDFAERHDLWILSDECYEAFTYGVPHVSPARFDATRVLTSLTLSKTFGLTGLRIGALVLPAGLGSEFNAVMESIVSCVGASPQYAAVAALTGPTDYVETAAHHYRSNRDAATAVLSSLNIPYLEAQGAFYLWADVSHATGGDVRTWVRSFLAEQGVAVAPGTAFGSQGEGWIRIALCTDRESLLTGVNRLPKR, translated from the coding sequence ATGCCGTCCATCGCAGCGCACATCGAGCAACTCCCGTCCAACCAGATCCGGGAGATCACACAGGCCGCGTGGGCTACGCCCAACGCGATTGTGCTCAGCATCGGCGAACCGGCGTTTCCCGTTCCGCGCCACATCCTGGACGCAGGGATTGCTGCGCTGGATCGCGACGAGACCAATTACACACCGAACGAAGGCATCGCGCCTTTGCGGCGGAGCTTCGCAGAGTGGTTCGGCGACCGGAACCGCATCGAGGTCGATCCCGCCCGGGTCTACGTGACTGCAGGCGCGCAGCAGGGCCTGCACCTGGCCATGAGCATGCTGCTTGACGCGGGCGACGAGGTGCTGATGCCCAATCCGGGATACCCGACCTTCACCATGACCGCGCAACTGGTTCATGCCCGTCCGGTCAGCTACCCGCTCCACCCAGAGAATAAGTTCCAGCCGAGAATCAGCGACCTTGAGGAGCTTGTGGGGTCGCGCACCCGCCTCCTGGTGCTGAACTCGCCGTCGAACCCGCTCGGAGCAGTCTTCAGCGAGGAACTCACCAGCGACCTCGTGGACTTCGCCGAACGCCACGATCTCTGGATTCTCTCGGATGAATGCTATGAAGCGTTCACCTACGGTGTACCCCACGTGAGCCCTGCACGCTTCGACGCGACGCGGGTGCTGACTTCGCTCACCCTCTCAAAGACATTCGGGCTTACCGGTCTGCGCATCGGTGCACTTGTGCTGCCGGCGGGGCTCGGTTCTGAATTCAATGCTGTGATGGAGTCGATCGTGTCCTGTGTCGGAGCCTCGCCACAGTACGCGGCAGTTGCCGCGCTCACAGGTCCCACGGACTACGTCGAAACTGCAGCGCACCACTACCGTTCAAACAGGGATGCAGCAACCGCAGTTCTGTCTTCGCTCAACATCCCGTACCTCGAAGCACAGGGAGCCTTCTACCTATGGGCTGATGTCTCTCACGCCACAGGCGGCGATGTGCGGACCTGGGTCCGCTCATTCCTCGCGGAGCAGGGGGTCGCCGTCGCGCCCGGAACGGCCTTCGGCTCCCAGGGCGAGGGCTGGATCCGGATTGCGCTCTGCACAGACAGGGAAAGCCTGCTCACCGGAGTGAACAGGCTTCCCAAACGCTGA
- the truB gene encoding tRNA pseudouridine(55) synthase TruB: MNSGQVHSGLVIVDKPQGWTSHDVVGRMRRLAGTRKVGHAGTLDPMATGVLVVGINRATRLLTYIVGTSKTYTATIRLGQSTVTDDAEGDVTAESPAGAVPAAAIRAAVEDLTGSISQVPSSVSAIKVNGERAYKRVRSGEDVVLQPRPVTVHSFDVADIRPENGGAVQDLAVTVSCSSGTYIRALARDLGAALGVGGHLTVLRRTEVGPYTLAQASTLEELARDFRLLGIDEAARALFPVRELSFAEALDLSHGRRISASAGGDAAGSHGVDAHAQRPVAAFAPDGALIALLEDRGREAKPALVFAPGGAGS, from the coding sequence GTGAATTCGGGGCAGGTCCACTCAGGACTAGTGATAGTGGACAAGCCGCAGGGCTGGACCAGCCATGACGTGGTGGGCAGGATGCGTCGGCTTGCCGGCACCCGCAAAGTGGGACACGCAGGTACCCTCGACCCGATGGCCACCGGCGTGCTTGTAGTAGGGATCAATCGGGCCACCCGCCTTCTGACCTATATCGTCGGCACCTCGAAGACCTATACCGCCACCATCCGTCTGGGGCAGTCGACTGTCACTGACGACGCCGAGGGAGACGTGACAGCCGAATCTCCCGCCGGTGCAGTCCCAGCCGCCGCTATTCGTGCGGCGGTTGAAGATCTGACCGGTTCCATCAGCCAGGTGCCCAGCAGCGTCAGCGCCATCAAGGTGAACGGGGAACGTGCCTACAAACGGGTACGGTCGGGTGAGGACGTCGTGCTGCAGCCACGGCCAGTCACCGTGCACAGCTTCGACGTCGCCGACATCCGCCCCGAAAACGGCGGAGCGGTTCAGGACCTCGCTGTGACGGTCAGCTGCAGTTCCGGAACCTACATCCGTGCGCTGGCGAGGGACCTGGGCGCAGCCCTCGGCGTAGGGGGCCATCTGACAGTCCTGCGCCGCACTGAAGTGGGCCCTTATACGCTGGCCCAGGCGTCCACGCTGGAGGAACTGGCACGGGATTTCCGGCTCCTCGGCATTGACGAAGCCGCCCGTGCGCTGTTTCCCGTGCGCGAGTTGAGCTTCGCCGAGGCGCTGGACCTATCGCATGGACGGCGCATCAGCGCAAGTGCGGGCGGTGATGCTGCCGGTTCGCACGGCGTTGACGCCCACGCCCAGCGCCCCGTAGCTGCCTTTGCCCCTGATGGAGCGCTGATCGCGCTCCTCGAGGATCGCGGTCGTGAGGCAAAACCAGCTCTGGTTTTCGCGCCGGGAGGGGCCGGCAGCTGA
- a CDS encoding DUF4345 domain-containing protein, with translation MNSNTPDNPQPDRRSSSADAGRGTAGAAGTSSSAEPASASGRPAAKQSASGGTTAKTSKKDAAKSAKTGSDWSVFRTVVVLVGLVIAGFGGYYLITGTAGLPETGDGAVNPTLENQFRFFAAMMVGVGAAFVTIAIKFQWANMLWLVCLMVFIGGIGRVLSWAFSGTPHFLLIILMVVELAFPAALLVWHGYIAKTSELRREYAARP, from the coding sequence ATGAACAGCAACACCCCTGATAACCCGCAGCCGGATCGTCGCAGTTCTTCCGCAGACGCAGGACGGGGCACAGCGGGCGCGGCCGGCACGAGCAGCTCGGCAGAACCGGCGTCCGCTTCCGGCCGACCCGCCGCGAAGCAGTCCGCTTCGGGTGGGACCACGGCGAAGACGTCGAAGAAGGACGCAGCGAAATCGGCCAAGACCGGGAGCGACTGGAGTGTCTTCCGGACGGTAGTGGTGCTCGTTGGACTCGTTATTGCCGGCTTTGGAGGGTACTACCTGATTACCGGTACGGCCGGACTACCGGAAACCGGCGACGGTGCAGTGAACCCGACGCTCGAAAACCAGTTCCGGTTCTTCGCCGCAATGATGGTCGGCGTGGGGGCCGCATTCGTGACCATTGCCATCAAATTCCAGTGGGCGAATATGCTGTGGCTGGTTTGCCTCATGGTGTTCATCGGCGGCATTGGACGGGTCCTCTCCTGGGCATTTTCCGGAACTCCGCACTTTCTCCTGATCATCCTTATGGTTGTCGAGCTGGCCTTCCCCGCCGCGCTGCTGGTCTGGCACGGATACATCGCGAAGACCAGCGAGCTGCGGCGCGAGTACGCTGCCCGCCCCTAG
- a CDS encoding bifunctional riboflavin kinase/FAD synthetase, with protein sequence MFYWRDLADVPEGFGPAVITIGNFDGVHRGHQSVLGQLVSAARERDAAAVVISFEPHPAQVHRPESAPELIMGLQDRVETLADTGIDGLLMMHYTLELAALTPEEFVQSVLVDGLRAKAVVIGHDVRFGRGNSGDLSTMRTLGGQLGFDVLVIDDYGSSLQSTTAAAGERRCSSTWVREALVDGNVTTAARILGRPHRMRGVVVHGAARGRALGFPTANLSPDSTGFIPADGIYAGWLIDSSQVRWPAAISVGSNPTFKGVSRQVEAHVIDRPQEDIDVFDLYGQTVIVEFVRRLRGMVAYRGPEALIEQMRLDVNQTRTVLSTEQRTYG encoded by the coding sequence GTGTTCTACTGGAGAGACCTGGCCGACGTGCCGGAAGGTTTCGGTCCCGCAGTCATCACCATCGGCAACTTCGACGGAGTGCACCGTGGCCACCAGAGCGTGCTTGGGCAGCTTGTTTCCGCCGCCCGGGAACGGGATGCCGCTGCCGTCGTCATTTCCTTCGAGCCGCATCCCGCACAGGTCCACCGCCCGGAAAGTGCTCCGGAGCTCATCATGGGACTGCAGGACAGGGTGGAAACCCTCGCTGACACCGGCATCGATGGCCTGCTGATGATGCACTACACCCTCGAGCTTGCCGCGCTCACCCCCGAGGAGTTCGTCCAATCCGTCCTGGTTGACGGACTGCGTGCCAAGGCGGTCGTCATTGGTCACGATGTGCGGTTCGGACGCGGTAATTCCGGTGACCTCTCCACCATGCGGACACTGGGCGGGCAACTGGGTTTTGATGTCCTTGTCATCGATGACTATGGCTCGAGCCTGCAGAGCACGACGGCGGCAGCCGGGGAGCGCCGCTGCTCATCGACCTGGGTGCGTGAGGCGCTGGTAGACGGCAATGTCACCACTGCCGCCCGCATCCTGGGCAGGCCCCACCGCATGCGCGGCGTTGTTGTTCACGGCGCGGCACGCGGGCGGGCGCTGGGGTTTCCGACGGCAAACCTGTCGCCGGACTCAACCGGCTTCATTCCGGCAGACGGCATCTACGCCGGCTGGCTCATTGACAGCAGTCAGGTCCGCTGGCCCGCCGCGATCTCCGTCGGCTCCAATCCGACGTTCAAGGGAGTCAGCAGGCAGGTCGAGGCCCACGTCATCGACCGCCCGCAGGAGGACATCGATGTCTTCGATCTGTACGGGCAGACCGTCATCGTGGAATTTGTCCGACGCCTGCGCGGAATGGTCGCCTACCGCGGGCCGGAAGCGCTGATCGAACAGATGCGGCTGGACGTCAACCAGACCCGCACCGTGCTTTCGACAGAACAGCGCACGTACGGGTAA
- the rpsO gene encoding 30S ribosomal protein S15 — protein MALDAALKQEIIKQYATSEGDTGSPEVQIAMLSRRILDLTEHLKMHKHDHHTRRGLLLLVGRRRRLLDYLRDTDITRYRTLIERLGLRR, from the coding sequence GTGGCACTTGACGCCGCTCTGAAGCAGGAAATCATCAAGCAGTACGCAACTTCCGAGGGTGACACCGGTTCGCCCGAGGTGCAGATTGCAATGCTTTCCCGCCGCATTCTCGACCTGACCGAACACCTCAAGATGCACAAGCATGACCACCACACCCGTCGTGGCCTGCTGCTGCTGGTGGGTCGCCGTCGTCGTCTGCTGGATTACCTGCGCGACACCGACATCACGCGCTACCGTACGCTCATCGAGCGCCTCGGCCTGCGCCGTTAG
- a CDS encoding polyribonucleotide nucleotidyltransferase produces the protein MEGPEIQFAEAVIDNGRFGQRTVRFETGRVAQQAAGAAMVYIDEETALLSATTAGKSPREGFDFFPLTVDVEERMYAAGRIPGSFFRREGRPSTEAILACRLMDRPLRPAFVKGLRNEVQIVVTVLAINPDVRYDVVAINAASMSTQLSGLPFSGPIGGVRVALVSDGSGEDQWIAFPKHSELQNSVFDMVVAGRVVGDDVAIMMVEAEATDNSWSLIKDDGATAPTEEVVADGLEAAKPFIRALCEAQADLAGRAAKPTVEFPVFKDYEDDVFAAVESSAGSRLAEIFTIADKQERETAANSYRTETIESLAGQFEGREKEIAGAFNSLTKKVVRQRILRDQVRIDGRGLSDIRKLTAEVEVLPRVHGSAIFERGETQIMGVTTLNMLKMEQQIDSLSPVTRKRYMHNYNFPPYSTGETGRVGSPKRREIGHGALAERALVPVLPSREEFPYAIRQVSEALSSNGSTSMGSVCASTLSLLNAGVPLKAPVAGIAMGLVSDEVDGQTRYAALTDILGAEDAFGDMDFKVAGTSEFVTAIQLDTKLDGIPASVLAAALKQAREARLHILGVLEAAIDTPDELSEFAPRIISVKIPVDKIGEVIGPKGKMINQIQEDTGADISIEDDGTVLIGATNGESAEAARAAVNAIANPQVPEIGERYVGTVVKTTTFGAFVSLTPGKDGLLHISELRKLAGGKRVDNVDDVVSVGQKVQVEITKIDDRGKLSLSPVVAEEAGEAASDDAPRAHAQDAAEGDDDN, from the coding sequence TTGGAGGGTCCCGAAATCCAGTTCGCCGAAGCCGTCATTGACAATGGGCGGTTTGGCCAGCGCACTGTTCGCTTCGAAACCGGGCGCGTCGCCCAGCAGGCCGCAGGCGCTGCCATGGTCTACATTGACGAAGAAACTGCGCTCCTCTCGGCCACTACTGCCGGAAAGTCCCCGCGTGAAGGTTTCGATTTCTTCCCGCTGACCGTGGACGTCGAGGAGCGTATGTACGCTGCCGGCCGCATCCCGGGCTCGTTCTTCCGCCGTGAAGGCCGCCCGTCCACCGAAGCGATCCTCGCCTGCCGCCTGATGGACCGCCCGCTGCGTCCCGCTTTCGTCAAGGGTCTGCGCAACGAGGTCCAGATCGTCGTCACCGTGCTGGCCATCAACCCGGACGTGCGCTATGACGTCGTCGCAATCAACGCGGCTTCCATGTCCACGCAGCTTTCGGGTCTGCCGTTCTCCGGGCCGATCGGCGGCGTGCGCGTTGCGCTCGTGTCCGACGGTTCCGGTGAAGACCAGTGGATCGCCTTCCCGAAGCACTCCGAGCTCCAGAACTCCGTCTTCGACATGGTCGTAGCAGGCCGGGTTGTCGGCGATGACGTCGCCATCATGATGGTCGAGGCTGAAGCCACCGACAATTCGTGGTCACTCATCAAGGACGACGGCGCTACCGCACCCACCGAGGAGGTTGTCGCCGACGGTCTCGAGGCCGCGAAGCCCTTCATCCGCGCACTGTGCGAAGCCCAGGCAGACCTCGCGGGCCGGGCTGCAAAGCCAACCGTCGAGTTCCCCGTGTTCAAGGACTACGAGGACGACGTCTTCGCAGCCGTCGAAAGCTCGGCAGGCTCACGCCTGGCCGAGATCTTCACGATCGCTGACAAGCAGGAGCGCGAAACCGCAGCGAACAGCTACCGTACGGAGACCATCGAGTCCCTCGCCGGCCAGTTCGAAGGCCGCGAGAAGGAAATCGCCGGTGCCTTCAACTCCCTCACCAAGAAGGTTGTGCGCCAGCGGATCCTTCGCGACCAGGTGCGTATCGACGGCCGTGGCCTGAGCGACATCCGCAAGCTCACCGCCGAGGTCGAGGTCCTCCCGCGTGTTCACGGTTCGGCCATTTTCGAGCGCGGCGAGACCCAGATCATGGGTGTCACCACGCTGAACATGCTCAAGATGGAACAGCAGATCGACTCGCTGTCGCCGGTAACGCGCAAGCGCTACATGCACAACTACAACTTCCCGCCGTATTCCACGGGTGAGACCGGACGCGTCGGATCGCCGAAGCGCCGCGAAATCGGCCACGGCGCACTTGCCGAGCGTGCACTCGTCCCGGTGCTTCCCAGCCGCGAGGAATTCCCGTACGCCATCCGCCAGGTCTCCGAGGCCCTCAGCTCCAACGGCTCCACCTCGATGGGTTCGGTCTGCGCTTCGACGCTTTCCCTGCTCAATGCCGGTGTGCCGCTGAAGGCTCCGGTTGCCGGCATCGCCATGGGCCTGGTGTCCGATGAGGTTGACGGTCAGACCCGCTACGCTGCGCTGACCGACATCCTGGGTGCTGAAGATGCTTTCGGCGACATGGACTTCAAGGTTGCCGGCACTTCGGAATTCGTCACTGCCATCCAGCTGGACACCAAGCTGGACGGGATCCCCGCATCGGTGCTCGCCGCAGCGCTGAAGCAGGCACGCGAAGCCCGCCTGCACATCCTCGGTGTGCTTGAGGCAGCAATCGACACGCCGGATGAGCTCTCCGAGTTCGCTCCCCGCATCATCTCGGTGAAGATTCCTGTCGACAAGATCGGCGAGGTCATCGGCCCCAAGGGGAAGATGATCAACCAGATCCAGGAAGACACCGGCGCTGACATCTCGATCGAAGATGACGGCACGGTGCTGATTGGCGCCACGAACGGCGAGTCGGCCGAGGCAGCACGGGCAGCCGTGAATGCCATTGCCAACCCGCAGGTTCCGGAAATCGGCGAGCGCTACGTGGGCACGGTCGTCAAGACCACCACCTTCGGTGCATTCGTCTCGCTGACACCGGGCAAGGACGGCCTGCTCCATATCTCGGAGCTGCGCAAGCTGGCCGGCGGCAAGCGGGTGGACAACGTCGACGACGTGGTTTCCGTGGGCCAGAAAGTCCAGGTCGAGATCACCAAGATCGATGACCGCGGAAAGCTCTCCCTCTCGCCCGTTGTTGCAGAGGAAGCCGGCGAAGCCGCTTCAGACGACGCTCCCCGCGCGCATGCGCAGGATGCCGCTGAGGGCGACGACGACAACTAG